In Elaeis guineensis isolate ETL-2024a chromosome 1, EG11, whole genome shotgun sequence, a genomic segment contains:
- the LOC105038747 gene encoding glycerol-3-phosphate dehydrogenase [NAD(+)] isoform X1 → MAPTMEDQQMMRGQYRVVVIGSGNWGSVAAKLIASNTIKQPIFYDEVWMWVYEETLHTGEKLSEVINQTNENVKYLPGIKLGNNVIADPDLENAVKEANMLVFVTPHQFVAGICKRLVGKIRPGTEAISLIKGMEVKMEGPFMISKLITDMLGINCCVLMGANIANEIAVEKFSEATVGYRQDKEVAQRWARLFSTPYFLVSIVQDVEGVELCGTLKNVVAIAAGLVDGLDMGNNTKAAIMRIGLREMRAFSKLLFSSVRDSTFFESCGVADLITTCLGGRNRKVSEAFARSGGKRSFDELEAELLQGQKLQGVSTAKEVYEVLSHRGWQGLFPLFTTVHEICIGQLPPSAIVEYSEHTPNFSLVEGSALYY, encoded by the exons ATGGCTCCAACGATGGAAGACCAACAGATGATGAGGGGACAATACAGGGTGGTGGTGATCGGAAGTGGAAACTGGGGCAGCGTCGCAGCCAAGCTCATTGCCTCCAACACCATCAAACAACCAATCTTTTATG ATGAAGTATGGATGTGGGTTTATGAAGAAACATTGCATACAGGCGAGAAACTCTCTGAAGTCATCAATCAAACCAAT GAGAATGTCAAATATCTACCAGGCATAAAGCTTGGAAACAATGTTATAGCAGATCCTGACCTTGAGAATGCAG TGAAAGAAGCAAACATGCTAGTCTTTGTGACACCCCATCAATTTGTGGCGGGCATCTGCAAGAGGCTGGTAGGGAAAATAAGACCTGGCACCGAGGCCATCTCCCTCATTAAGGGAATGGAGGTCAAGATGGAAGGACCCTTCATGATTTCAAAACTTATCACCGATATGCTTGGAATCAACTGTTGTGTTCTTATGGGTGCTAATATTGCCAATGAG ATTGCTGTCGAGAAGTTCAGTGAAGCAACAGTTGGCTATAGACAGGATAAGGAGGTTGCACAGAGATGGGCGAGATTGTTCAGCACCCCCTATTTTCTAGTGTCTATT GTGCAGGATGTGGAGGGAGTAGAACTATGTGGGACATTAAAGAACGTGGTGGCCATAGCAGCAG GTTTGGTTGATGGCTTGGACATGGGAAACAATACCAAG GCAGCAATAATGAGGATTGGTCTGAGGGAGATGCGCGCCTTCTCCAAGCTGTTGTTCTCTTCAGTTAGAGACAGCACCTTCTTTGAGAGCTGTGGTGTGGCTGATCTGATAACAACATGCC TTGGAGGAAGAAACAGAAAAGTTTCTGAGGCCTTTGCTCGAAGTGGTGGCAAAAG ATCTTTCGATGAACTAGAAGCAGAATTGTTGCAAGGCCAAAAACTACAG GGTGTGTCCACGGCAAAAGAAGTTTATGAAGTTCTGAGTCACAGAGGATGGCAAGGGTTGTTCCCACTTTTCACAACAGTGCATGAGATCTGCATCGGCCAACTCCCTCCATCTGCAATAGTGGAATACAGTGAACATACACCAAATTTCTCGCTTGTGGAAGGTTCTGCTCTATATTATTGA
- the LOC105038747 gene encoding glycerol-3-phosphate dehydrogenase [NAD(+)] isoform X2, which produces MAPTMEDQQMMRGQYRVVVIGSGNWGSVAAKLIASNTIKQPIFYDEVWMWVYEETLHTGEKLSEVINQTNENVKYLPGIKLGNNVIADPDLENAVKEANMLVFVTPHQFVAGICKRLVGKIRPGTEAISLIKGMEVKMEGPFMISKLITDMLGINCCVLMGANIANEIAVEKFSEATVGYRQDKEVAQRWARLFSTPYFLVSIVQDVEGVELCGTLKNVVAIAAGLVDGLDMGNNTKAAIMRIGLREMRAFSKLLFSSVRDSTFFESCGVADLITTCLGGRNRKVSEAFARSGGKRSFDELEAELLQGQKLQNNAIPEPLEQQAIDLAATNCHPPLWYSDRKFIIESRKIRWDWVCPRQKKFMKF; this is translated from the exons ATGGCTCCAACGATGGAAGACCAACAGATGATGAGGGGACAATACAGGGTGGTGGTGATCGGAAGTGGAAACTGGGGCAGCGTCGCAGCCAAGCTCATTGCCTCCAACACCATCAAACAACCAATCTTTTATG ATGAAGTATGGATGTGGGTTTATGAAGAAACATTGCATACAGGCGAGAAACTCTCTGAAGTCATCAATCAAACCAAT GAGAATGTCAAATATCTACCAGGCATAAAGCTTGGAAACAATGTTATAGCAGATCCTGACCTTGAGAATGCAG TGAAAGAAGCAAACATGCTAGTCTTTGTGACACCCCATCAATTTGTGGCGGGCATCTGCAAGAGGCTGGTAGGGAAAATAAGACCTGGCACCGAGGCCATCTCCCTCATTAAGGGAATGGAGGTCAAGATGGAAGGACCCTTCATGATTTCAAAACTTATCACCGATATGCTTGGAATCAACTGTTGTGTTCTTATGGGTGCTAATATTGCCAATGAG ATTGCTGTCGAGAAGTTCAGTGAAGCAACAGTTGGCTATAGACAGGATAAGGAGGTTGCACAGAGATGGGCGAGATTGTTCAGCACCCCCTATTTTCTAGTGTCTATT GTGCAGGATGTGGAGGGAGTAGAACTATGTGGGACATTAAAGAACGTGGTGGCCATAGCAGCAG GTTTGGTTGATGGCTTGGACATGGGAAACAATACCAAG GCAGCAATAATGAGGATTGGTCTGAGGGAGATGCGCGCCTTCTCCAAGCTGTTGTTCTCTTCAGTTAGAGACAGCACCTTCTTTGAGAGCTGTGGTGTGGCTGATCTGATAACAACATGCC TTGGAGGAAGAAACAGAAAAGTTTCTGAGGCCTTTGCTCGAAGTGGTGGCAAAAG ATCTTTCGATGAACTAGAAGCAGAATTGTTGCAAGGCCAAAAACTACAG AACAATGCAATTCCAGAACCATTAGAGCAACAAGCTATAGACCTGGCTGCCACCAACTGCCACCCCCCACTATGGTACTCTGATAGAAAGTTCATAATAGAAAGCAGGAAAATAAGATGGGACTG GGTGTGTCCACGGCAAAAGAAGTTTATGAAGTTCTGA